A genomic region of Planctomycetaceae bacterium contains the following coding sequences:
- a CDS encoding alpha/beta fold hydrolase, protein MISRLTLLVLCLPAGGCFFSERSLPLDPRDRVSVTPSADAPLTTRQWLAAVEPQLAKLRPHHPKQPMLTDEMVRPDGKPVDMVAAYNIRVGNLESIVWNFWGLAYSAQAVSSRDVTGPPPWPLFEDVWVPVHAGLEYSARLGWARDAAGAIIDADCIVIMAGIRGDNNVMRVRDLAMGLRACGFHVLAVEVRGTGGTDRRFPNCEYTWGTLETEDLMVVADWLQAKPHVKRTGMIAYSWGANQCLLAAWAEGRPDNDEGIPPRLLPYITRPPRPRRRYEAGMIGFSPVLRFEELMDVMETEQSVLARPAVAGLQATIRGRMIQKKYPNPRGSVHELLKYVGIGYPQDAFDGLEYVRIMPYKDLMVHERIAPIRVPVLLVHAADDMIAPAQDVADFLARSPNPNVAAIMLPTGGHIGFGPYAPAWYYNLILNFFDPKTGAAACAKATRPAVAEK, encoded by the coding sequence ATGATTTCCCGCCTGACATTGCTGGTTCTGTGCCTCCCGGCTGGAGGATGCTTCTTCTCCGAACGCTCGCTGCCGCTGGACCCGCGAGACCGCGTCAGTGTCACCCCGTCGGCCGACGCGCCGCTGACGACGCGCCAATGGCTGGCGGCCGTCGAGCCGCAACTGGCTAAGCTCCGGCCTCACCACCCCAAGCAGCCCATGCTTACCGACGAGATGGTCCGCCCCGACGGCAAACCCGTCGACATGGTGGCCGCGTACAACATCCGCGTGGGCAATCTCGAATCGATCGTCTGGAACTTCTGGGGCCTGGCGTATTCGGCCCAGGCGGTGTCGTCGCGCGACGTGACGGGCCCGCCGCCGTGGCCGCTCTTCGAAGACGTCTGGGTGCCGGTGCATGCAGGGCTGGAGTATTCCGCGCGGCTGGGCTGGGCACGAGACGCGGCCGGGGCGATCATCGATGCCGACTGCATCGTGATCATGGCGGGCATCCGCGGCGACAACAACGTCATGCGCGTGCGCGACCTGGCGATGGGTCTGCGGGCGTGCGGGTTTCACGTGTTGGCCGTCGAGGTCCGCGGCACCGGCGGCACCGACCGGCGATTCCCCAATTGCGAGTACACCTGGGGCACGCTGGAGACCGAGGACCTGATGGTCGTCGCCGACTGGCTGCAGGCCAAGCCCCACGTCAAACGCACCGGCATGATCGCCTACTCCTGGGGCGCCAATCAGTGCCTGCTGGCCGCCTGGGCCGAAGGGCGTCCCGACAATGACGAGGGCATCCCCCCGCGCCTGCTGCCGTACATCACCCGCCCGCCGCGCCCGCGACGGCGTTATGAGGCCGGCATGATCGGCTTCTCGCCCGTGCTGCGGTTCGAAGAACTCATGGACGTGATGGAGACCGAGCAGTCGGTGCTGGCGCGGCCGGCGGTGGCCGGTCTGCAGGCGACTATTCGCGGCCGTATGATCCAGAAGAAGTACCCCAACCCGCGCGGCAGCGTTCATGAGCTGCTCAAGTACGTCGGCATCGGGTATCCGCAGGACGCCTTCGACGGCCTGGAGTACGTGCGGATCATGCCCTACAAGGACCTGATGGTGCATGAGCGCATCGCGCCGATCCGCGTGCCGGTGCTGCTGGTGCATGCGGCCGACGACATGATCGCCCCCGCCCAGGACGTAGCCGACTTCCTGGCCCGCAGCCCCAACCCCAACGTGGCCGCCATCATGCTCCCCACCGGCGGCCACATCGGTTTCGGCCCCTACGCCCCGGCGTGGTACTACAACCTGATCCTGAACTTCTTCGACCCCAAAACCGGCGCGGCCGCGTGCGCAAAAGCCACGCGTCCCGCCGTGGCGGAAAAGTAG
- a CDS encoding beta-L-arabinofuranosidase domain-containing protein — MNNASLRKINPVPLTSVTLDDAFWAPLMEVNRTATLPIQYQQCKTTGRFDGFMWTRESGTTEPHIFWDSDVAKWIEAAGYSLAVKPDPELEKQVDEVVDVMAAAQGPDGYLNMYFQRVQPDKRWTNLRDCHELYCAGHLMEGAVAYFQATGKRKFLDVMCRYADHIAATFGTGEGQKRGYPGHEEIELALVKLFRATGEKKYLDQATYFVNERGRQPHYYDIEAQARGDDPKHWHFGHSYEYCQAHKPIREQDRVVGHAVRAMYLYSGVADVAAETGDASLLEACRTLWKNVTHKQMYVTGGIGPTRANEGFTFDYDLPNESAYAETCASIALVFWAHRMLHLDPRGEYADVMERALYNGVLSGVSRDGEKFFYVNPLTLYPPMFAPHDTFFGGQRQQWFGCACCPPNLARMVASLPLYMYSAGEAEAWVHLYAAGEADIELAAGTVTLTQKTRYPWDGEVTINVQPQPQSVFTLALRIPGWCREASLKVNGRAIDLDPLTKDGYARIKRLWQAGDKVTLSLAMPVERVEANPKVRQDAGRVALQRGPVVYCLEEADNGNDLSAIALPKDAKCTLGKCPEELGAVPMIKAPALRPDAADWNDDLYRPAGGMTKAVTLKAIPYYLWANRTPGEMLVWLTQQ; from the coding sequence ATGAATAACGCTTCGCTGCGCAAGATCAATCCCGTGCCGCTGACTTCGGTTACCCTTGACGACGCCTTCTGGGCGCCGCTGATGGAAGTCAACCGGACGGCTACGCTGCCGATCCAGTATCAGCAGTGCAAGACCACCGGGCGGTTCGACGGGTTTATGTGGACGCGCGAGAGCGGTACCACCGAACCGCATATCTTCTGGGACTCCGATGTGGCCAAGTGGATCGAGGCGGCGGGGTACAGCCTGGCGGTTAAGCCTGATCCGGAGCTGGAAAAGCAGGTTGACGAAGTCGTCGACGTGATGGCCGCCGCGCAAGGGCCCGACGGCTACCTCAACATGTATTTCCAGCGCGTCCAGCCGGACAAGCGCTGGACGAACCTGCGCGACTGTCACGAGCTCTACTGCGCCGGGCACCTGATGGAAGGCGCCGTGGCGTATTTCCAGGCCACCGGCAAGCGAAAGTTCCTCGATGTCATGTGCCGCTACGCCGATCACATCGCCGCCACCTTCGGCACCGGCGAGGGGCAGAAACGCGGCTACCCCGGCCACGAGGAAATCGAACTGGCGCTGGTGAAACTTTTCCGCGCCACCGGCGAGAAGAAGTATCTCGACCAGGCGACGTACTTCGTCAACGAGCGCGGCCGCCAGCCGCACTACTACGACATCGAGGCCCAGGCCCGCGGCGACGATCCCAAGCACTGGCACTTCGGGCACTCGTACGAATACTGCCAGGCGCACAAACCCATCCGCGAGCAGGACCGGGTCGTCGGTCACGCGGTGCGGGCGATGTACCTGTACTCGGGCGTGGCGGACGTAGCCGCCGAGACGGGCGATGCGTCGCTGCTGGAGGCCTGCCGCACGCTGTGGAAGAACGTCACGCACAAGCAGATGTACGTGACCGGCGGGATCGGCCCCACGCGGGCCAACGAGGGCTTCACCTTCGACTACGACCTGCCCAACGAGTCGGCGTACGCCGAGACGTGCGCGTCGATCGCCCTGGTGTTCTGGGCGCACCGCATGCTGCACCTGGACCCCCGCGGCGAGTACGCCGACGTGATGGAGCGGGCGCTGTACAACGGCGTCCTCTCGGGCGTCAGCCGCGACGGCGAGAAGTTCTTCTACGTCAACCCCCTGACGCTGTACCCGCCGATGTTCGCCCCCCACGACACGTTCTTCGGCGGCCAGCGCCAGCAGTGGTTCGGTTGCGCGTGCTGTCCGCCGAACCTCGCCCGTATGGTCGCCTCGCTGCCGCTGTACATGTACTCCGCCGGCGAGGCCGAGGCGTGGGTACACCTTTACGCCGCCGGCGAGGCCGATATCGAACTGGCCGCCGGCACCGTCACCCTGACGCAGAAGACGCGATACCCCTGGGACGGCGAGGTCACCATCAACGTACAGCCCCAGCCGCAGTCGGTCTTCACCCTGGCGCTGCGCATCCCGGGCTGGTGCCGAGAGGCCTCGCTGAAAGTCAACGGCAGGGCGATCGACCTGGATCCGCTGACGAAGGACGGCTATGCCCGCATCAAGCGCCTCTGGCAGGCGGGCGACAAGGTCACGCTCTCGCTGGCGATGCCCGTCGAGCGCGTCGAGGCCAACCCCAAGGTGCGCCAGGACGCCGGACGCGTCGCCCTCCAGCGCGGGCCGGTGGTCTACTGCCTCGAAGAAGCCGACAACGGAAATGACCTCAGCGCCATCGCCCTGCCCAAGGATGCCAAGTGTACCCTCGGCAAGTGCCCGGAGGAACTGGGCGCCGTGCCGATGATCAAGGCCCCCGCGCTGCGCCCCGACGCGGCCGACTGGAACGACGATCTCTATCGCCCCGCCGGCGGGATGACCAAGGCCGTCACGCTCAAGGCGATTCCATACTATCTCTGGGCCAACCGCACCCCGGGCGAGATGCTCGTCTGGCTGACCCAGCAGTAG